In SAR324 cluster bacterium, the sequence AGATTATTTTTACAGCAGTGGTGACGTGGATTCTGCTCAAGCTGATGGATGCTTTGATTGGGCTACGGCTAGATGAAAATTCAGAGGTGGAAGGCCTGGATATTAGTTCTCATGAAGAACGAGGCTACAACTTCACCAACTGAGTTACTGCCTCTCGGGTTCAACCAAGCAATTCTTTCTCGGCGTCTTCAATGCTCTCTGGGTCCAGTGGTAGAAACAGTGTGAAGGTTGAGCCTTTGTCAATTTGGCTGCGAACCTCAACTTGCCCCTTGAGCAGGTGGGTAGTTAATTGTACCAGTGCCAGGCCCAATCCTGTACCGGCATAACTGCGGGTGACAGAACTGTCGACCTGCTGGAAAGCCTTGAAAATTTTCTCTAAGTGATCAGCAGCAATACCGACTCCGGTATCGTGTACCGCAAGTTGGAACCAGTCCCCGTTGCGACTGAGCGTAACACTGATGGTACCACCTTCTGGAGTAAACTTGATGGCGTTACCCAGCAGATTGATCAGCATCTGCCTTAACTTGTCCCGATCTAGGCGACAGGTGAATACACGACCCTGAGCAATCAGTTGACTCTGCAGTTGCTTGCGGTGCATCAGCGGTTCCAGCAGATTGAGTACTTCTTCAGCGACCTCCCTCGGGGCAAACTCGGTGAAGTGCAGTTGCATTTTTCCCGCTTCCATGCGTGACAGATCTAGCAAAGAGTTGATCATGTCCAGCAACTGTTGGCCGCTGTCTCGAATCCGACCTAGTCGATCTTGCTGATAGTTGGAGAGGGTATTCTCGTCATCATCCAGCAAGGTATCAGCAAAGCCAATGATAGCGTTGAGTGGCGTGCGCAGCTCGTGAGACATGTTCGTCAAGAATTCACTCTTGGTCTGGGAAGCTCTCTCCAACTCAGTGAAGGAATTGCGCAACTGTTGAGTCCGTTGCTGAATGGCAATCAGCATCTCTCGAAACTCCTCAGCCAATTCACCAATCTCGTCTTGCGTCGAAATCTCGATCTGTCCATCAAAATTCTCATCCTTGACCCGCCGGACAGCGTCCCGTAATTCTTGCAGTGAGCGAGCGATCTGTTCTCCAAGTAACCGGGAGAGAATCCAACCAATCAGGAAAACGGCCAGCGCAATGAAGAGGATGCGAATGTTGAGATCAATCACCTCATTGCGAATCT encodes:
- a CDS encoding ATP-binding protein, whose amino-acid sequence is MTGSIRNKILVVFYLSSVLSLLGYILIYLLSQQQGELVEDSSQIPPVTEAWFRLNNGIHHAVSSQREWLLSGNSIFREGRMNAWDKEIEPALLELDRLYKTSRLWQDERQVEARTFYDIRLLIRNLNELQQQVEALTFRSLANTNNLTDRRDSDWLLANDMMVNQILPLQSNIEDAITTIVRWQSNFSRQNTLQIRNEVIDLNIRILFIALAVFLIGWILSRLLGEQIARSLQELRDAVRRVKDENFDGQIEISTQDEIGELAEEFREMLIAIQQRTQQLRNSFTELERASQTKSEFLTNMSHELRTPLNAIIGFADTLLDDDENTLSNYQQDRLGRIRDSGQQLLDMINSLLDLSRMEAGKMQLHFTEFAPREVAEEVLNLLEPLMHRKQLQSQLIAQGRVFTCRLDRDKLRQMLINLLGNAIKFTPEGGTISVTLSRNGDWFQLAVHDTGVGIAADHLEKIFKAFQQVDSSVTRSYAGTGLGLALVQLTTHLLKGQVEVRSQIDKGSTFTLFLPLDPESIEDAEKELLG